CATCATACAATGTACCactagagcacaggagtgatggttgctggaaatgggccttaAGTGAATTAACAAGATGAAGCGATTGATTTACGATGGAAAAGAAAATACACTGATGTCATTTAATCCTTAATCCTACTTCTGATCCTGAGATTGCTATGAGAGGACGTGTCTCGGATCAACTGAGTTCACTACATttggcacaaaacaaacaaacctccaGGTCAAAAACCGCGATAAGATAAAGCCATGATTCCTTTGAAAGGGCTCACAGGTTGGTATGGTGCAAGCGCTGATCTTGTCCGACATCAAAATCTCATTCACAGTACTACACACAGCACACTGTAAAGAGTAACAACATTAGCAACAGAAGTGATGGAAATTTGATGACATGACAAAGAAGAAataatcactttttttccctACATGACAGAGGACACAACCTCACTGTTATCAGGGAATCCGCAAGTTACAGCCCTGAAAAGCCTCTGCTCTACGCATCCATTAGAATCGATTTGGAGGAACACCCAACTGCGTCCAAGCCCCAACTTTCTGTCTGGTAGCTTCAGGTTTTTGTGAAGAAAATGGAGGTAACCTTCCTTCTTCAATGTTCCACTTACTTTGTGAAAAGCCCCTGTTCCACTAGCAGACCGATCATCGATCATCATTATCAAccatcataaaataataattatagaaGTCATTGGATAGTCAAGATATAAATGGTCTTTACAAGTATatgcaaatgttttgtttggatTGGGCTCCATATGGgtcatttaatcatttatgtaTTAAGTATTTCCCAACATAAACTACGCAAATGAGAGTGTCCCTCTATGCTGGGCAACAACACTCTCATCGTGGACTGGATGCCACACAAGTACCTCCTGGGCCACCTACAGACCAGAGTCTTTGTAGCTCACGGGGGAACCAATGGAGTCCAGGAGGCCATTTACCACGGGGTCCCTGTGCTCGGCATACCCTTGTTCTATGACCAGTATGACATCCGTCTCTGAATCTGACATGAAACATACTACATTACAACACACACTACACCCATAAGTTATCCTGTTTGTATCTCTTGATTAtttatgatgcaaaacaacaatctATTCATTCAGTGAAATGTGTGACAAGCTCTCTTCCATTTCATATTCAATTGAACGATGATCAATAAATCTTTACTCAAAGGAaactttgctttttaaaattattaatgTGGTATGTCATGCATGAAATTTTCCTTCAGGAACACAACACTGTGTGTTGCATAAAGGATGGACCAGTGCATCCTGTGCTGAAGAAGACTAGAAAGAAAGCCTGTAAGAATTTTTTGTTAGCATTTAGTGAATTTGGGCAGCCTTTTTCATGGCTGCCACTGACATACTTTGGCCCATTTCACAGAATCAGAAATTTTAGGATAAAGACTAATCTGCTGTAGATGTGAGACCTAGTTCAGACCTAGAAACAGGAGGTTAGGGGTTTCAACCGTTTTATATACCCATTTTTCTATAAAAAGTACTTGGAATACTTCAACACTTTCACTTGTGAAACATTATCGATGTAGAATTTTCCCTTGCAATGGAGCACCTTTACTATGAGGTTttgatattttccttttttaaaaggaTCTGAAATCTTCCTCTACTATCAATCCAAAGGGTGCACTGAGAGGACATGCGTCGGGTCAACTGAGTTCACTTCTGAGATGAGCCAACAACACTTAGTGAGCCGCTGTACTTGGCACAAAACTGAGAGTTGTAGAAAACAAACCTTTACATCATAAATCCGGTGATTATAAGTGCATGCTATTGAAGAGCATAATAactgacatttaaaacactaaaacccaATTTCAACATCACATAACCAATAACATAACAATCTCTTTAAAGAAGGCACAGGTTTGTATGTCGCAAGCACTGACCCTTGTAATGGCAAAAACACATTCACAACACCACACACGACAATCTGTAAAGGGTTTTATCCATGtttaacaacattactcagtgAAGCAATGGACATTTGTTgacaagacaaagaagaaataaTCACTTTGTCACTAGCAGAACATTGATAGCATCTCCACAGCTTCATGTGACATAACACGCATGTAAATCATTTTCCTGTGACAGGACAGATGACCTCTTACACTAGAGTTTGAAGTTAAATATTAGGGGGCTTTTTTAAATTGCTTGCCAGTCTGTGTGTGAGTAGGACTACTGCTGCTTCTCTTGAACATGGGTAAGTGAATTTCTGAAACATTATCGTTTTGTGGTTtgaattatattatattttcttaTCATTATGtgaaattttcacaaatttttaataatttgaataaCCTgcactttttcctgttttatgtaAATAGCAGAGAAGGTTTCTCCATATTGTACTAAACTAAACCTTAGCTCATATTTTATAGAGGATCTGTTCACTGATAAGGTCATTTATGTTGTTAATTCTCTTTCTCACATTTTAGGAACCATGCCACTGCACCGTGTGTGTGGAGTGTTTGCATTCTTCAGTTTATGTTTAATTTCCATGACACCACATTGCCATGGAGGAAACATTCTGGTGTTTCCTTTAGACGGCAGCCATTGGATCAATATGAAAATACTGCTTGAAGAACTTCATGCCAGAGGACACAACCTCACTGTGATCAGGGAGGCCAAGAGCTGGTACATCCCTGAAAAGTCTCCACTCTACACATCCATTGCATTTGATTTGAAGGAAAGCTTTGAAGACATGTTAGGGGGGTTCCTACAGGATCATATGAAGGTATGCACAGATGTGACACGTGTTAGGCTCCATGTTGGTCATTTAGTCATTTATGTGTGGAATAATCCCTTTTTTAACCCCATTCTTTCTGTATGTTTAGATGCAGAGAGAAGGAGCTTCATTACTGACTTTCTTCAGACTCACAACACATTTCATGTATCTGCTTTCTCGTGCCCATTTGATGTGGGCTGATGCCACCATTGAAATGTTGGAAGGTCAAAATATGATGAACAGCTTAAAGGAGTCCAAATATGATCTTGTTCTCACTGATCCGGGTATAGCACCAGGACTTGTGTTGGCCAAATATCTCAAACTGCCCGTTGTGCTCAACGTACGCTGGATCACCAGTGGAGAGGGTCACTTTGCGTTAGCCCCCTCACCACTCTCTTATATCCCAGTGCCAGGATCAGGCTTAACAGATAAAATGAATTTCATCCAGAGGGTCAAGAACATGCTTTTCCATGGCCTTATACTGTTTCAGCAGAAATTTGTGGTGGAGCCAAGCTATGAAActctctgtaataaatatatTGAGGGAGGATGTGACATCATCTCCCTTCTCCAGGAGGCTGACATTTGGCTGTTCAGGtcagattttgtgtttgatttccCTCGCCCCACAATGCCAAATATTGTCTACATCGGAGGATTCCAGTGCAAACCAGCCCAGCCTCTGCCAGCAGACCTGGAGGACTTTGTTCAAAGTGCTGGGGAGCATGGAGTGATCATCATGACCCTGGGATCGCTGGTTGATGCTTTGCCCAAAGAAGTTGCAAATGAAATTGGCAGCGTTTTTGCCAAACTGCCTCAGAAGGTAAATAATGCTCTATAATGACCTTGTCATTGCAGTGCTTTGTATTGCTACACATTTCATCGACCCTCTCCTCCTGCACGTGGCTGAAGAAAGGGGCACAGGTATTCCTGTTCCAGACAAAATAGTGCCGCTCTTTGGATCTGAAATCATTGAAGTGTTTTAAAtggctctttgtctggtcccagGGCCTTCACTGTGCTAAGGTGGCAGTTCTTGGAGGGCTTAATTTTGAAATAACCTTTaaaattggagaaaaaaaaaagagaaatgtttaCAGATGCACAAATCAGTCGTGCAGAGAATACAGTAGATGGCAAAAGGGATGTATAGtgctgtgacagactggcagtTTACCCAGGGTGTTGAATGAGTCACAATATGGGAGTACACAAGACAAggtgattgatttatgaaagaaaagaaaatgcattaaTATGACTCAATACCTATTGCATTCCACAAATCAGTGATTCAGCCTGTGAAATATGTTGCATTGCATTTCATAGTTTTTAAGAAGATATATAAAACTTTCAGGATTGCTTTTAATGTTACATTTTGGAGCTTTAGAGCTTGAGTTATATTGCAATTTTCTCAGGTCTCCTGTTTAACCTGCATCTTCAAACAGCCTATCCTGAAAAGGAtttaataattacaataaatcATGATTAGACTTTGTAATTTATGGCAACATCACTATATTCTCTTTCTGCTGATGTACAAGTGGGAAATTATGATTTTTTGTCTTCTGATCAGGTTATCTGGAGGCACAAAGGAGAGCGTCCCTCTACACTGGGCAACAACACTCTCATCGTGGACTGGATGCCACAGAAGGACCTCCTGGGACACCCGCAGACCAGAGTCTTTGTGGCTCACGGAGGAACCAATGGAGTCCAGGAGGCCATTTACCACGGGGTCCCTGTGCTCGGCATACCCTTGTTCTTTGACCAATATGACAACCTTCTACGTCTGCAGGAGAGAGGAGCTGGAAAGATCCTTCAGCTGGCGGATGTTAATGGCAACACTTTTGAGCAAGGTATTAGGGAACTTCTCTATCAAGAAAGCTACAGACAGAACATGCAAAGAATGTCGCGTCTGCACAGAGATCAGCCGATGGCACCCATGGATCAGGCTGTGTTCTGGGTAGAATATGTGATCCGTCACAAAGGGGCTCCTCACCTGCGTACAGAGGCTTATAAGATGCCCTGGTACTCATACTACTGTGTAGATGTGCTGCTCCTGTTGCTGACTGCAGTAACTGTGCTACTGATGTCCACTGTGGCCGTTTTTCggtttctgtgctgcagaagaCAAAGGAAGACAAAATCCAAACAGAACTGACTGAGGTCAAATTTGTTCAGAAACAAGCTTCAGTGCGTTCTCCAAAGCGCTGTATTTAGACAGAGACATATCTTAAAGGTGGAATCTGTTATTCCACACaaatattattgaaaattaGTATCTACCAGATTTACTGTAGCACATTAACCTCTGGCTTTGTACTGCCCCTCCATCTCACCTTTGCCTGACTTTCCCTTTGCCCTGTTGAGAGTACGAATGGAGATGAGTAGGAATGTCTCAGAGCACAGTCGAATAATGTTGTGTGGGTTGGTCTAATCCAATTTTTTCTACGCTTTCACTGAGCCAAGACTGTATGTGAACACCTGATTCTTCTGGTTTCTTTGAATTTGACATTAAACATGCTGGATTAGAAGACACACTCCACCTTTAAGTTATTCCGTTTGgatcttttaattttttatgatgcaaaacaacaatctCTCATTTGCCTTCACAGTACAATATTTCAATGTCGTGAAGATGATCAGTCCCTTTTATGGTTTTCCTCAAATCGTTGATGATAATGTCATGTTGTCAGCATGACTCTGATTGTATGTCAGCTGTGATCAGACAAACCATCTTTGACTGCCGATCTATGATCATGATCACTTGAAATTATCCTTTTCCAATGTAACAAATGCCAAAATTATTCAAGATAGTTTGATTAAAACCAGttcagatgtgataaaactATGTTGCGATTATTAGTGTATTCCAAGAACTGTGTAACACATTCCTTTCCATTTGATATTGGATTGAGACAATGATCAATAAATCTTTACTCAAAAGgagctttgttttattgttttgttttttaaaagctgaATGTCAAGCATGACATTTTCCTTCAGGAGCACAACACTGTTTGCTCCAAAAAGGAAGGACCAGTGCATCCTGTGCTAAAGGAGATAAGAAAAAAGCTTTGAAGAACTTTTCTGCAGCATTTAATGAATTATGCCAGTCTTTTTCATGGTGGCACATTTTGGCCGCTTTCACACAGTCAGGAAATTTCCCAAGTAAAAACATTAATCTGCTGCAACTCTCTCCATATGTACAGTAGGTGTGTTACGTTGTTCAGACAGAGACACATGAGGTGATCTGGTTTcaactgtttttcttcagaaaaagaagaagaaaaaaaaacaagataataaaaaaaGGATGAGGAttcgctgtttttctttgccttCAATTGCTGTAAAGTGAACTATTTGATGCTACTGGTAATTATGTTAAGCATTTCTCATTCTTGTGAAGTTTTACAAACAATAGGCAGAATAATTCATAATGAGAGTCAACATTAGTTGCGACTCTGTAAATCCGGCACACTCAATAATGTATTACACCCTCAAAATGAACAATCAGAAAACATGCAACCATCTCCTTTAGCAATTTTTATTAACACAGAAATCACTGGTTTAGTACAGTCTTATTTAGCTTCAGCCTGCATACAACATGTCTCGCTTACTCTGCTTCTTAAAGTAACAGCGCTCTCTTTCAAAAGGGAATATCAGGTTTACAGGTGAGTACTGTTTTTAAGCACGAACATATCACCTAAATGAAGCACTTGTTTAACGTAAATTATTATAAATGTACAGACTGACATAGAACAAGAACGAcatatgaaaatgaaatgaaataaaatgtttcagtgTGCTACAAATGCAGTGATTCAGCAACAATAACGTAACAGtacaatatatatacacattttctGTATAAAGTACTGGTGATACTTCAGCACTTTAACTTGTGAAACACCGATGCAGAAATTGTCCTTGCAATAGAGTGCCTTTACTGTGTGGTTTTGATATTTTCCTTCGTTAAAGGATTTGAATTCTTTCTCCACTATCAATCCTTAGAGTGCTATGAGAGGACACGCCGCGGGTCAACTGAGTTCACTTCTGAGATGTGTCAACAACACTCAGTGAGCCTCTGTATTTGGCATAAAATTGGGATTTGTAGTAAATCTTCACACCACAAACCTGGTGATAATAAAAGCATGCCATTTTAAGAACGCGACAGgtaacatttaaaacactgaaaaccaaTTTCAACATCATAGGACCAACTATAACAATCTCTTGAAAGAAGGCACAGGTTTGTATGTCGCAAGGACCGACCTTataacagagaaataaaaaaacattcacgACACCAAGCACAATACACTGTAAAGGCATTTATCAGCTGTTTAACAAAATCATTAAACGTAGCAATGGATATGTGctgacatgacaaaaaaaataatcacgTTGTCATTTGCAGAACATTCAGAGCAGCTCCACATTTTTATGTAACACAACaagtatggaaatcattaatcTGTGACGGGACAGATGACCTCTTACACTAGAGTTAAAAGTTAAATAGTAGAGGGGTATTTTTAATTGCTTACCAGTCTGCGGGCGAGTAGGACTACTGCTGCCTCTCTTGATCATGGGTAagtgaattacattttttaaacattgtcATCTTGTGGCTTgaatctgatttattttattatcagttTGTGAAAATTCATTATTGGTTCTCAGAATAAAATAACTTACCTGCTGTATATAAACAGCAGAGAGAGTGTCCTATTGTGTTAAACTAAAACTTTACTCATATCTTCTGCAGGATATGTTGACAGATAAggtcatttatgttttttttctcaccctGACATTTTAGGAACCATGTCACTGCACCGTGTGTGTGGAGTGTTTGCATTCCTCAGCTTATGTTTAATTTCCATTCCACCACATTGCCATGGAGGAAACATTCTGGTGTTCCCTTTTGATGGCAGCCATTGGATCAATATGAAGATTCTGCTTGAAGAACTTCATGCCAGAGGACACAACCTCACTGTGATCAGGGAGGCCACCAGCTTGTACATCCCTGAAAAGTCTCCACTGTACACATCCATTACGTTTGATTTGAAGGAAAGCTTTGAAGACATGTTAGATGGGTTCCTCCCGGAGCAAATGAAGGTATGTATACATGTGATACATGCGTTGGGCTCCTTGTTGGTCATTTAGTCATTTATGTGTGAAataatctcttttttttaaccccattctttctgtgtgtttagaTGCAGAGAGAAGGAGCTTCACTACTGACTTTCTTCAGACTCACTGCAAATTTATTTTCTGTACTTTCTCAAGTACATTCACTGTGGGCTGATGCCACCATTAACATTTTTGAAGATCAAAATGTGATGAACAGCTTAAAAGAGTCCAAATATGATCTTGTTCTCACTGATCCAGCTATAGCACCAGGACTTGTGTTGGCCAAATATCTCAAACTGCCCGTTGTGCTCAACGTACGCTGGATCACCAGTGGAGATGGACACTTTGTGTTAGCCCCCTCACCACTCTCTTATATCCCAGTGCCAGGATCAGGATTAACAGACAAAATGAATTTCATCCAGAGGGTCAAGAACATATTTTTCCATGGCCTTATACTGTTCCAGCAGAGATTTGTGGTGGGGCCATGCTATGAAACTCTCTGTAACAAATATATTGAGGGAGGATGTGACACCATCTCCCTTCTCCAGGAGGCTGACATTTGGCTGTTCAGGtcagattttgtgtttgatttccCTCGCCCCACAATGCCAAATGTTGTCTACATCGGAGGATTCCAGTGCAAACCAGCCCAGCCTCTGCCAGCAGACCTGGAGGACTTTGTTCAAAGTGCTGGGGAGCATGGAGTGATCATCATGACCCTGGGATCGCTGATTGATGCTTTGCCCAAAGAAGTTGCAAATCAAATTGGCAGCGTTTTTGCCAAGCTGCCTCAGAAGGTAAATTATGTTCTGTGAACTTCATCATTGCAGTGCTTTGTATTGTTACACATTTCATCGACACTCTCCTCCTGCATGTGGCTGAAGAAAGGGGCACAGGTATTCCTGTTCCAGACAAAATAGTGCCACTCTTTGGATCTGAAATCATTGGAGTGTTTTAAAtggctctttgtctggtccgaGGGCCTTTACTGTGCTAAGGTGGCAGTTCTTGGAGGGCTTAATTTTGAAATAACCTTTAAAattggagagagaaaaaaagagaaatgtttaCAGATGCACAAATCAGTCGTGCAGAGAATACAGTAGATGGCAAAAGGGATGCAAGAAGATGTATAAAACTTTCAGGATTgctttaaatgtgacattttggagcTTTAGAGCTTGAGTTGTATTGCAGGTTTCTAAGTTCTTCTGTTTAAGCTGCATCTTCAAAAAAGTCTATCTAGAAAAAGActtaataatcataataaatcATGAATACAGTATATCATTTATGACAACATAATTATATTCTCTTTCTGCTCATGTACAAGTGGtaaatttatgatttttttgtcttctgaTCAGGTTATCTGGAGGCACAAAGGAGAGCGTCCCTCTACGCTGGGCAACA
This genomic stretch from Acanthochromis polyacanthus isolate Apoly-LR-REF ecotype Palm Island chromosome 17, KAUST_Apoly_ChrSc, whole genome shotgun sequence harbors:
- the LOC127530545 gene encoding UDP-glucuronosyltransferase 1-2-like, which gives rise to MNSLKESKYDLVLTDPAIAPGLVLAKYLKLPVVLNVRWITSGDGHFVLAPSPLSYIPVPGSGLTDKMNFIQRVKNIFFHGLILFQQRFVVGPCYETLCNKYIEGGCDTISLLQEADIWLFRSDFVFDFPRPTMPNVVYIGGFQCKPAQPLPADLEDFVQSAGEHGVIIMTLGSLIDALPKEVANQIGSVFAKLPQKVIWRHKGERPSTLGNNTLIVDWMPQKDLLGHPQTRVFVAHGGTNGVQEAIYHGVPVLGIPLFYDQYDNLLRLQERGAGKILQLGEVNGNTFEQGIRELLYQESYRQNIQRMSRLHRDQPMAPMDQAVFWVEYVIRHKGAPHLRTEAYKMPWYSYYCVDVLLLLLTAVTVLLMSTVAVFRFLCCRRQRKTKSKQN